The Streptomyces sp. NBC_00459 DNA segment CCTGTCACTGCGTCATTCGTTGTATGACGGGCAATGTATAAAGGTCGCTATGCATTAACAAGAGGTTGCGGCCGATAAAAGAACACCCTTTACACAACGGAAACCCGGCAGCCCTCCAGCAGGGCGACCTTCCCGAGGAGGCCTCCATGCCCCGTGTCGTCGACCGCGAGGAGCGGCAACTGCGGATAGCGGAAGCCACCCTGCGGCTCCTGGGCGACAACGGACCGGGAGGCCTGACCCTGCGCCGCCTGGCCGAGGAACTGGGTGGGTCCATCACCCTGATCACGCACTTCTACCGCAACCGCGACGAGTTGCTGGAAGGCGTCCTGACCACGGTCCTGGCAGGCTACGAGGCCGAGCTGGAGCGGCTGGAGCGCGGTGCCGACGCCCACGGCCGCCTGCGGATCCTGCTGGAGTGGCTGCTACCGCTGGACGAGCCGTCCAGGCTGCAGGAGAAAGGACGGATAGTGATGCTCGGGCACCTGGGACCGGATCCCGCCGTCCGCCGATTCGTGGACGCCATGGAGGAACGCATGACCGGCCTGCTGCGGCGCCATCTGGAACCGCTCACACCGGCCCCCGATCTCGCCGGAGCCGTCGATGCCTTGCGGGTCGTCACGAACGGCGTGATCCTGTCGGCGGTGGAGCATCCCGGCGAGTGGCCTGTCGGACGGCAGCTGAAGGTGCTCGATTCCGCTCTGGGCGCTCTCGGGTTGGCGCGTGTCGCAGTTAGAGGCTGAACGCGGTCAGCAGCCGCCGGAGCACCGCGAGCTGGCGCTCCGCGGGCCACTCGTCACGGTGCTCCACCGCGCAGAGCACGATGCCGTTCAGTGTCACGCGCAGCATGTCGACCATCTCCCCCAACTGGTCCGCCTCGACCAGCGGCGCCAGATGTTCACGCAGGTACTCCCGCATCCGGGCGTCCATCGTGTCGAAGAAGGGGTCGATGCTCGGATCATCCTCGCGCTGACCCAGCAGGGCGATACGGCCGCACTCGGAGATCCAGGCCTCCTCGTCGAGCGGCAGCATCCACTCCAGCAGGATGCGCAGCCTGGTGCTGTCGTCGGCGCCCTCCTCCAGGCCCGCGAGTTCGACGTCGTACTCCTCCAGCACTCGCCCGGTTATCGCCTGGAGCAGTTCCGCGCGGGTGGAGTAGAAGTGCGTGACCAGGGTGATCGATCCACCGAGAGCCTTCGCGAGCGATTTGAGGGTCAGGGCTCCCAGGCCGCGTTCCGCGAGGATACGCATCGCCGCGGCGGTGATGTCCCGCCGGCGCTGTTCGTGATCGACATAGCGGGGCAACGCCGCCTCCTTCCCCCCCGGCCCGTCAACCGAGGCTACGGGCGTTCGATGTGCAGCGAATGCTACACAAAGACGCGTACGCACCGCTCGACCGCCCCCGATGTGGACGTGCACCCCTTGGCGTAGTGCATCAAGCGTTGTATTTTGCTCGCTACACAAAGGCTGAGGTACCCGACCCCTCTGGAGATCTCCGGTGAACGACGACGAGCTGTGCTTCACCCCGGCGACCGAGTTGGCCGCCCTGATCAGAGCCCGCCGACTCTCACCGGTCGAGGCAGTCCAGGCCGTACTGGCGCGCATCGAGCGTGTCGGCTCCCCCGTCAACGCCTTCGTCACCATCCTTCCCGAGCAAGCACTGGCCGCGGCTCATCGCGCCGAGCAGCAGATCATGGAACTCCCGGCGGACGAACTCGGCGCTCTGCACGGCGTACCGGTCACGGTGAAGGACCTCACCGACACCGCCGGTGTGCGCACGACCTACGGTTCGGTCCACTACAAGGACCATGTCCCCGACCGCGACGGCATCGGCTGGGCCCGGCTCAAGGCCGCGGGCGCCGTGCTGATCGGCAAGACCACCACCCCCGAGTTCGGCATGGGCGCGGTCACCGACAGCCCACTCACCGGCGTGACCAACAACCCCTGGGACCTCACCCGCACGGTCGGCGGGTCCAGCGGCGGCGCCGGGGCCGCTGTCGCGGCCGGGCTGGGGCCGATCGCCTGGGGCAGCGACGGCGGCGGTTCCATCCGCGTGCCCGCCTCCTGTTGTGGCACCGTGGGGTTGAAGGCGTCCCTGGGCCGCATCCCCGTCACCGGCGAATGGGACGTGTACGGCACCGTCGACATCTCCGGCCCGCTCACCCGTACCGTCGCCGATGCCGCGCTCGCCCTCCAGGTCACCGCGGGCCACGACCAGGACGACCCGCTGTCCCTGCCCGCCTCGACGGTGGACTTCACCCGGTGCTTGGACAGTGCGTCCGTGCGCGGGCTGCGTGTCGCCTACAGCCCGGACCTCGGCCACGGACCGGTCGACCCCGAGGTCCGAACCATCGTGGAAGCGGCGGCACACACCTTCGCCACCACCCTGGGGGCACTCGTGGAAGAGGTCACCGTCGACCTGCCCGATCCGATCCAATACTTCTCCGACTTCTGGTCCCCGCAAGCCCTGGCAGCCCTGGAAGACATGGTCGTCGGCCAGGGCTTCGACCCGGAGCTGTCCAACCCGATCTTCGCCGAGTTCGCCCAGCGAGGACACCGCATGTCGGCCGTGGACTACTACCGCGTCGCCGTGCTCACCCGCGCCCGCATCGCCGCCGGCTTCGCCGCCGTATTCCGCGATCACGACCTGCTGCTCACCCCCACGATGCCCGTCGCAGCGTTCCCTCACCCCGGCCCCGAGGGTGGCCCGGTCGAGATCGACGGCCACCCTGTACGGGAGCCCGTGTACGACTTCCACCGCTTCACAGAGCCTCCCAGCCACGCCGGACTCCCCGCCATCACGCTCCCCTGCGGTTTCACCTCCGACGGCCTGCCTGTCGGTCTGCAGATCATCGGCCCTCATCACGCCGATGACGCTGTCCTGCGGGCGGCGGCCGTCTACGAACAAGCCACTGAATGGCACACTCGACGGCCACCCCTCGGTGCAGTTGCCCCGGGGCACAGCAGCCGCGCCCTGTAAGCCGTCTCCGTACACCCGAGTGTTCCTTCGGGCCATTCCCTGACGGCCTGCTCCTCCCGCCCGACCGGGCGGCAAAGCCGCGTTCCACACAGCGCGGTGTCCTTCGCCTTTCTCGTAGAGCCCGGTTCGGGCTCGTGGCCTCCGGGGCCGGTATGACTCGCTGCCCCTGTCCTTGCCCTCATCGTGGAGGTCACCGAGGAACTGCGACAGAGTGCGGCAGCCTCGGTGTCCCAGCCCGGCCGTGGGCTGAGAGCCGGGGTGGCCGACCGGCTGCGAGCCGCCTTCGCAGTAGCACGGCGCGACCAGGAGGAGCAGCCTGGCCGCCAGTTGGCGTTCTACGAGCTGACCGCGCTGGCCCTTCGTACGCCCGCGCTGCGGGACCTGGCCCGTCGGCAGTACGTGGCGTACCGCGAGACGTCCACCGAGGCTGCTGCGGCCTGGATGGCTGAGGAAGGCGTTTGCCTCCCCGGTGGAAGCCAGGCATTGGGAGAACTCCTCGCTGTGACGATGGACGGAATGATGCTGGCCTGGCTCGCCGACCCCGAGGGCAGCAACCCCGAGCAGGTGTTCGCTCTGCTGGAAACGTTGCTCACGCGAGCGTGCGACGTGCGGCGCCCAGCGGAGGGCGGGGCGACTTCTGCCCATACCTGCTCATCAGAAGACACACCACCCCATCCAGGTCCATTGGACCAGGCTTTCTGAACCGTCGACTTGTTGCTCAGGGAGGCGCTGAGGGAAGAAGTGGTCCGTTGTGGCCGGTGGCCCGGGCTGCGGGGGCGGTTGAGACTGTCAAGCCCTGGGTTTTGTGGAGAGTGAGTTAGCTGGTTTTCTGGAGTGACGCAGGGGGTTCGGCCGCGTAGTAGGCGGTCTCGTGCTCGGCGGGTGTGACATGTCCGAGCTCGCCGTGCAGTCGGCGCTGGTTGAACCAGTCGACGTACTCGGCGACCGCGATCTCGACGTCGTTGATGGACGTCCACGGTCCCTTGTTGCGGATCAGCTCGGCCTTGAACAGGCTGTTGAACGCCTCGGCGAGAGCGTTGTCGTAACTGTCGCCTTGTGAGCCGACGGAGGCCACGGCCGCCTCATCGGCAAGGCGTTCGGTGTAGCGAATGGCACGATATTGAACTCCGCGATCCGAGTGGTGTGTGAGTCCGGCCAGGTCGGCGCCGGTGTGCCGGCGGCGCCAGATCGCCATCTCCAGCGCGTCCAGGGCGAGGTCGGTGTAGAGGCTGGTGGCGACCTGCCGGCCGACGACCATGCGGGAGAACACGTCGATGACGAAGGCGGCGTAGACCCAGCCGGAGAAGGTGCGGATGTAGGTGATATCCGCAACCCACAGCTGGTTGGGGGCAGTTGCGGTGAACTGCCGCTCGACCAGGTCGGCGGGCCGGTCGGTCTCCGGGGCGGGCCGGGTGATGCGCGGGCTCTTGGCCCGGATCACCCCGCGAAGTCCCGCCTGGCGCATGAGGCGTTCGACCGTGCAGCGGGCCACCTCGTGCCCTTCGCGGACCAGGGCGGCATGGACCTTGCGGGCCCCGTAGACGCCGTAGTTGTCGGCGTGGATCTGGCGTATCTCCTCGGTGAGTTTGGCGTCGCGCCGACTTCGGGCCGACGGCGGGCGGGTATGGGCGGCGTAGTAGGTGCTCGGCGCGATCGGCGCGTCCGTCTCGGCGAGGACGTCACAGATCGGCTGGACGCCGAACGTCTCCTTGTACTGGTCGATGTAGGCGACCTTCATCGCAGTGGACGGTCCAGCTCCGCGGCGAAGAAAGCCGAGGCGGACTTCAATATCGCGTTCGCCCGCCGCAGTTCCTTCACCTCCCGCTCCAGCTCCGCGATCCTGGCGGCCTCCGCACTGGTAGTCCCGGGCACGCTGCCGTCGTCGATCTCGGCCCGCTTCACCCACCCGCGCAGGGCCTCAGGGTGCACGTCGAGCTGGTCGGCGATGCGCTTGATCGCACCGGCCCGGCCGACCGGGTCCTTGCGGGCCTCGACAGCCAGACGCGTCGCGCGCTCACGCAGTTCGTCGGGGTACTTACGGGGAGCAGCCATGATCGGCATCCTTCCGAGCCTTGATGATCTCCATCAAACCCGGGGCGGTTCACTGGGAGCCGCGCCGACTACGGCTCCGCCTGTTCACCGCGGCCGGACAGCTCGTGACCACCGGCCGCCGGCGAATCCTCCGCCTGGCCCGGCACTGGCCCTGGACCGGTCACATCACCGCAGCCCTCGACCGGCTCACTCAACTGCCCAGCCCTGGCTGACCAACAGATTCCCCGTCCCTTCGACAGCACCTCAACACCCGGAGCAGTGGAATCCGGCGCCACCCCGCTGGTGAGCTATTGGAGTCGCGCGGCCGACTGCCGAGCAGGTCGAAGACTCTTAGTGGATCTTTTGCTGCTCCAGCCATTTGAAGACCTCGGCCCTCTTGTACAGGACCTTGGCGTTCCTGCCTCGGCCGAGCTTGTAGCCCCTCAAGCCCAGTTTCGATGCCTCCCTATAGACCCAGCTCGTGGACATACTGAGCATCGCGGCGACCTCGGAAGTGTCGATGAGGACAGGCTCGACGGGCTGGCGCCTCCGCGATCGGCTGATCTCGGTGCGGCGTTCGTTGGGGTGCGGCTGCGGTTCCATGGGCAAGGAGGGCTCCTTGAGGCTGGCCGGGGCTGATCGCTGCGGTGGGCCGCGTTCTGCTCTGGCTGGGTTTCGAAGATTCTTGGCACCCGCCCCGTGTCTCCGAAGGGTCACCGGTCGGGCCGTGGCCATGGTCATGAGAATCGTCGGCTTTGCCGACCCGCGATTCGCTGCTAGGTTGCCGCGCTGCGTCGAGCCCTCCGCGATGCCCAGGAGGACCTTCCGCGTGGTCATGGACAGCCATGGAACCGCTGTCAGCTCGTCGGGGTGATCGCGATCACGGATACCCGAGGGGGAGCGCTGCGTGGGCTTGGGAAGTCGTCGCGGTGGGGTCCGGGAGGGCGAGTGGAATCCTCCCGCCACAACCTGATGATGCGTCAGGAAAGTCAGCAAGTGGTCAGCATGAGTCCTGAAAAACCTAGGGAATGCTGCCCGAACATGCGACTCGTTGTAGGGTGAGGAAACGGACCTTGACCTGCAAAAACGCAGGCAGGGAGCCTATGTCCAGGAGTGCCTCCATGATGCGTACAATATTCAAGTCCAAGATCCACCGCGCCACCGTCACCCAGGCCGACCTGCACTACGTCGGCTCCGTGACCATCGACGCCGACCTCCTCGACGCCGCCGATCTGTTGCCCGGTGAGCTCGTGCACATTGTCGACATCACGAACGGTGCCCGGCTGGAGACGTACGTCATCGAGGGCGAGCGGGGGTCCGGTGTCGTCGGGATCAACGGGGCCGCGGCCCACCTCGTCCGTCCCGGAGATCTGGTGATCATCATCAGTTACGCTCAGGTGACCGACGCCGAGGCGCGGGCGCTGCGGCCGAAGGTGGTCCACGTGGACCACGGCAACCGCGTCGTGGCCCTGGGCGCCGATCCGTCCGAGCCGGTGCCGGGCTCGGACCAGGAGCGCAGCCCGCAGGCGGTCACTGTCTGACCGTTCGGTGAGCCGGCGTGTCCGACGATGCGACGACCCGACGAGGAGTGTGGCCATGAGCGACATCGAGATCCGCGACGACCGGACGGCAGGGCGCCTGGAGGCGGTGGCGGCGGGGGAGGTCGTGGGCCACATCGCGTACTTCGTGCTGGCCGCGCGGGGACGCGCGCTGGTCCCGGTCCACACGATCGTCGAGCCGGCGCACGAGGGAAAGGGCATCGCGGGCTCACTGGCCCGCGAGCTGTACCTCATGGCCGCCCGGGAGGGCATCGTCGTGGCCCCCCTCTGCCCGTACGTCGTGAAGTGGGCCGAGCGCCACCCCGACGAGGCCCCGGCGGCGGACCCCCAGCTGATCCGCGCCGCCAAGGAGTGGCTCGCGGCGAACCCCGACCGCTTCTGACGTCCGACAGTCCGACAGTCCGCAGGTTCGACGAGGGGGTCCTCCGCACCGTGCTCGCCCTTCTGCACACCTCCCCCCTGCACGTCCCGGTGTTCGACGCCCTGTGCGACGAGGACCATCAGGGCCTGGAACTCGCCCACTTCGTCCACGAGGACCTGCTGACCAGAGCCCGGGCCGATGGGCCCGACGCCGTGGCCGACGACGTCCGGGCCGTCCTGGAGCGGGCCGTCGCCGACGGCGCCGTCGCCGTGCTCTGCACCTGTTCCTCCATCGGCGGTGTCGCGGAGGCGGCCGCCGCGCGGGTGGGGGTGCCCGTGCTGCGGGTCGACCGTCCGATGGCCGCCGCCGCGGTGGCCGTCGGACCGAGGGTGGTCGTCGTCGCGACCTCGGAGAGCACGTTCGGACCCACGGTGGCCCTCGTCGAGGAGGAGGCGCGCCGCGCCGGACTCCCCGCCGAGGTGCGGAAGCTGTTCGTGGACGGCGCCTGGGCCCTCTTCCAGGCGGGCGACACGGAGGGGTACGTCCGTTCGGTGGCCGCAGCCGTGGACTCGGTCCCCGGCGACAGTACCGACGTGATCATCCTCGCCCAGGCCTCCATGACCCCGGCGCAGCGGCTGACGACGACCGCGGTGCCGGTACTGTCCAGCCCCCGGCCGGGACTGGCGGCGGGCGCGGCGGCGGCACGGGCCGCCGCGGCCGGGTGACGGGCGCCCACCTGGCCGCGCGTGAGTAACGCGGGGGAGTGAGTGGGGGCGCGGGTGCCGGGGTACGCGGGGGAGAAGTCCAGAGCCGACGTACCGACTGGCTGGAGGAGACCGTGACGCACCCGGACCCGCACCCCGTCCCGCCGGGCCCCACCCCCGGCCCCTTCCCGGACCCGATCCCGCCTTCACCGGGCCCCGACCCGAAGCCGACACCCGGTCCGGTACCGGGCCCACCGCCCCCGGCCCCCGACCCCGTACCGCAGCCCCCGGGCCCCGAGCCGGCACCCGCCCCCGAACCGGGCCCGCCACTGTCCTGAACCGGGGGACGGCGGAAACACCAGGTGGGCGGCCGGGAAACCCCGACCGCCCACCGTCATGCCGGGTGCGGGACCGCGCCTCTAAGGGGCGCGGGGAACTGCGCGACCAGCCCTCACGCCCCCGCGGCCAAAGAACCGCCGATCCAAAGAACTGCCGATCCAAAGAGCCGCCGATCCCGCGGAGCGACCCTCAGCCGGTCACCTCGGACCGATCCCCACCCCACAGCGTGTGGAACGAGCCCTCACGGTCCGTACGCCGATAGGTGTGCGCACCGAAGAAGTCCCGCTGCCCCTGCGTGAGCGCCGCAGGCAACCGCTCCGCGCGCAGGGCGTCGTAGTACGCGAGGGCCGCGGCGAAGCCCGGCGTCGGGACACCCTGGCGGGTCGCCGCGACCAGCACCTCGCGCCAGTCGTCCTGCGCCGCCGCGATCTCCTGCGCGAACGTGTCGTCGGACAGCAGGCTCGGCAGGTCCGCCCGAGCGTCGTACGCGGCGCGGATACGGTCCAGGAAGGCCGCCCGGATGATGCAGCCGCCGCGCCAGAGGGCGGAGACGGCACCGAGGTCGATGTCCCAGTCGTACTCCGCGCCGCCCGCCGCGATCTCGTGGAAGCCCTGCGTGTACGACACGATCTTCGACGCGTACAGCGCCTGCTCGACACGGTCGGCGAAGGCCGCAGCCTCCGACTCGCTCAGCGGGGTGGCTGTCGGGCCGGCCAGCCCGCGCGACGCCT contains these protein-coding regions:
- a CDS encoding TetR/AcrR family transcriptional regulator; this translates as MPRVVDREERQLRIAEATLRLLGDNGPGGLTLRRLAEELGGSITLITHFYRNRDELLEGVLTTVLAGYEAELERLERGADAHGRLRILLEWLLPLDEPSRLQEKGRIVMLGHLGPDPAVRRFVDAMEERMTGLLRRHLEPLTPAPDLAGAVDALRVVTNGVILSAVEHPGEWPVGRQLKVLDSALGALGLARVAVRG
- a CDS encoding TetR/AcrR family transcriptional regulator — its product is MPRYVDHEQRRRDITAAAMRILAERGLGALTLKSLAKALGGSITLVTHFYSTRAELLQAITGRVLEEYDVELAGLEEGADDSTRLRILLEWMLPLDEEAWISECGRIALLGQREDDPSIDPFFDTMDARMREYLREHLAPLVEADQLGEMVDMLRVTLNGIVLCAVEHRDEWPAERQLAVLRRLLTAFSL
- a CDS encoding amidase, which translates into the protein MNDDELCFTPATELAALIRARRLSPVEAVQAVLARIERVGSPVNAFVTILPEQALAAAHRAEQQIMELPADELGALHGVPVTVKDLTDTAGVRTTYGSVHYKDHVPDRDGIGWARLKAAGAVLIGKTTTPEFGMGAVTDSPLTGVTNNPWDLTRTVGGSSGGAGAAVAAGLGPIAWGSDGGGSIRVPASCCGTVGLKASLGRIPVTGEWDVYGTVDISGPLTRTVADAALALQVTAGHDQDDPLSLPASTVDFTRCLDSASVRGLRVAYSPDLGHGPVDPEVRTIVEAAAHTFATTLGALVEEVTVDLPDPIQYFSDFWSPQALAALEDMVVGQGFDPELSNPIFAEFAQRGHRMSAVDYYRVAVLTRARIAAGFAAVFRDHDLLLTPTMPVAAFPHPGPEGGPVEIDGHPVREPVYDFHRFTEPPSHAGLPAITLPCGFTSDGLPVGLQIIGPHHADDAVLRAAAVYEQATEWHTRRPPLGAVAPGHSSRAL
- a CDS encoding TetR family transcriptional regulator C-terminal domain-containing protein — protein: MEVTEELRQSAAASVSQPGRGLRAGVADRLRAAFAVARRDQEEQPGRQLAFYELTALALRTPALRDLARRQYVAYRETSTEAAAAWMAEEGVCLPGGSQALGELLAVTMDGMMLAWLADPEGSNPEQVFALLETLLTRACDVRRPAEGGATSAHTCSSEDTPPHPGPLDQAF
- a CDS encoding IS3 family transposase (programmed frameshift) translates to MAAPRKYPDELRERATRLAVEARKDPVGRAGAIKRIADQLDVHPEALRGWVKRAEIDDGSVPGTTSAEAARIAELEREVKELRRANAILKSASGFLRRGAGPSTAMKVAYIDQYKETFGVQPICDVLAETDAPIAPSTYYAAHTRPPSARSRRDAKLTEEIRQIHADNYGVYGARKVHAALVREGHEVARCTVERLMRQAGLRGVIRAKSPRITRPAPETDRPADLVERQFTATAPNQLWVADITYIRTFSGWVYAAFVIDVFSRMVVGRQVATSLYTDLALDALEMAIWRRRHTGADLAGLTHHSDRGVQYRAIRYTERLADEAAVASVGSQGDSYDNALAEAFNSLFKAELIRNKGPWTSINDVEIAVAEYVDWFNQRRLHGELGHVTPAEHETAYYAAEPPASLQKTS
- a CDS encoding helix-turn-helix domain-containing protein; protein product: MEPQPHPNERRTEISRSRRRQPVEPVLIDTSEVAAMLSMSTSWVYREASKLGLRGYKLGRGRNAKVLYKRAEVFKWLEQQKIH
- the panD gene encoding aspartate 1-decarboxylase, whose product is MMRTIFKSKIHRATVTQADLHYVGSVTIDADLLDAADLLPGELVHIVDITNGARLETYVIEGERGSGVVGINGAAAHLVRPGDLVIIISYAQVTDAEARALRPKVVHVDHGNRVVALGADPSEPVPGSDQERSPQAVTV
- a CDS encoding GNAT family N-acetyltransferase — protein: MSDIEIRDDRTAGRLEAVAAGEVVGHIAYFVLAARGRALVPVHTIVEPAHEGKGIAGSLARELYLMAAREGIVVAPLCPYVVKWAERHPDEAPAADPQLIRAAKEWLAANPDRF
- a CDS encoding aspartate/glutamate racemase family protein — encoded protein: MLALLHTSPLHVPVFDALCDEDHQGLELAHFVHEDLLTRARADGPDAVADDVRAVLERAVADGAVAVLCTCSSIGGVAEAAAARVGVPVLRVDRPMAAAAVAVGPRVVVVATSESTFGPTVALVEEEARRAGLPAEVRKLFVDGAWALFQAGDTEGYVRSVAAAVDSVPGDSTDVIILAQASMTPAQRLTTTAVPVLSSPRPGLAAGAAAARAAAAG